ATTGGCGTTACATTCTTTTGGCCAACCATGTTAGGCTTTGTGGCAGAATATTTACCAGAAACAGGAGCGCTTGGGCTTTCAATTATGGGTGGAGCAGGTATGTTTTCTGTATCGTTAGTATTACCAATTATGGGGAAATTGATGGATGATGCCAACGCTTCTGAAGCTTTAAGAACCATGTCTATTTTGCCAGCAATTCTTATTGTGGCCTTTTTAGGTTTAAATTTTTATATGAAAAAAAGAAATAAAACAGAACAAGCATAAGTAGTTATGACAAGAAAATTAAGAATGGGAATGATAGGTGGCGGCACCGGATCATTCATTGGAGATGTACACCGCAGAGCCGCAGCCATCGATGGCATGATAGAATTAGTTTGCGGGGCTTTTAGTAGTAATGAAGAAAAGTCTAAAGCATCAGGAAAAGCACTATATCTTCCAGAAGATAGGTGCTATGGTAGTTTTGAGGAAATGATTTTAAAAGAAAAGGAACTTCCTGAAGGTGTTCGTATGGATTTTGTTTCCATTGTAACACCAAATCATATGCATTTTCCTCCTGCAAAATTAGCTTTAGAACATGGATTTAATGTGGTTTGCGATAAACCGATGACGTTAACTTTAGAGGAAGCCATCGCGTTAGAAACTATAATCGAAAAAAGCGGGAAACTTTTTGCTTTAACACATAATTACACAGGGCACCCCATGGTAAAGCAAGCGCGAGCTATGGTTGCTAAAGGTGATTTGGGTAAAATTAGAAAAATACAAGTACAATATTTGCAAGGTTGGTTGTCTACGGCAGTAGAACAAACCGGACAGAAACAAGCATCTTGGCGAGTAGATCCTAGTAAATCGGGTATTGGCGGA
The window above is part of the Algibacter sp. L3A6 genome. Proteins encoded here:
- a CDS encoding Gfo/Idh/MocA family protein, translated to MTRKLRMGMIGGGTGSFIGDVHRRAAAIDGMIELVCGAFSSNEEKSKASGKALYLPEDRCYGSFEEMILKEKELPEGVRMDFVSIVTPNHMHFPPAKLALEHGFNVVCDKPMTLTLEEAIALETIIEKSGKLFALTHNYTGHPMVKQARAMVAKGDLGKIRKIQVQYLQGWLSTAVEQTGQKQASWRVDPSKSGIGGALGDIGTHAENLAEYITGLKIEELAADLGKFGEGRVLDDDGNLLLRMENGAKGTMSISQIALGEENNLAIKVYGEKGSLEWHQENPNQLITHWLEEPVKIFTPNGNNLYEEALNVSRIPAGHPEGYLEAFATIYKNFATHLMAVLNGETIDKPDYPTVKDGIRGMQFIYAAVESDKKNAAWTKIE